One window from the genome of Malus domestica chromosome 01, GDT2T_hap1 encodes:
- the LOC103436853 gene encoding KIN17-like protein isoform X1 — MGKNDFLTPKAIANRIKAKGLQKLRWYCQMCQKQCRDENGFKCHCMSESHQRQMQIFGENSNRIVDGYSEEFEQSFLDLMKRSHRFSRIAATVVYNEYINDRHHVHMNSTEWATLTEFVKHLGRTGKCKVDETPKGWFITYIDRDSETLFKERLKNKRLRADMADEEKQEREIKKQIERVCQSMPVGNGSDQGSEAEANQEVKLEPGVKIGFALGSSKLGPKDKGGSAKLVFDEVEDETNERKVKKAKDGSGGDARSLALEELMREEEKKKERINRKDYWLCEGIVVKVMSKALADKGYYKGKGVVRKVIDKYVGEIEMLESKHVLRVDQAELETVIPNLGCLVKIVNGAYRGSNARLLAVDTDNFCAKVQIEKGLREIAAFTVERCTQRLESWKQ; from the coding sequence ATGGGAAAGAACGATTTCCTCACACCGAAGGCAATCGCCAATCGAATCAAGGCCAAGGGACTCCAGAAGCTCCGATGGTACTGCCAGATGTGCCAGAAGCAATGCCGAGACGAGAACGGATTCAAGTGCCACTGCATGAGCGAGAGCCACCAGCGGCAGATGCAGATCTTCGGCGAGAACTCCAATCGCATCGTCGACGGTTACTCCGAGGAGTTCGAGCAGAGttttcttgatttgatgaaGCGGAGTCACCGGTTCAGCCGTATCGCCGCCACCGTCGTGTACAACGAGTACATCAACGACCGCCATCACGTGCATATGAATTCCACCGAGTGGGCGACGCTGACTGAGTTCGTGAAGCATTTGGGGAGGACTGGGAAGTGTAAGGTTGACGAGACGCCGAAGGGTTGGTTCATTACGTATATTGATCGGGATTCCGAGACGCTTTTTAAGGAGAGGTTGAAGAACAAACGGCTTCGGGCGGATATGGCGGATGAGGAGAAGCAGGAGAGGGAGATTAAGAAGCAGATTGAGAGGGTTTGTCAGTCTATGCCGGTGGGTAATGGGTCTGATCAGGGTTCGGAGGCTGAGGCCAATCAGGAAGTGAAATTGGAGCCTGGGGTTAAGATTGGATTTGCGCTTGGGTCCTCGAAACTGGGACCTAAAGATAAAGGGGGGAGTGCGAAATTGGTGTTCGATGAGGTGGAGGATGAGACGAATGAGAGAAAGGTTAAGAAGGCAAAAGATGGAAGTGGCGGTGACGCGAGGAGCTTGGCTTTGGAAGAGTTGATgagggaggaggagaagaagaaggagaggatTAATAGGAAGGATTATTGGTTATGTGAGGGAATCGTTGTTAAAGTGATGAGTAAAGCCTTGGCTGACAAGGGTTACTATAAGGGAAAAGGGGTTGTGAGGAAAGTGATTGATAAGTATGTTGGGGAGATTGAAATGCTTGAAAGCAAGCATGTCTTGAGAGTTGACCAGGCTGAGCTTGAGACCGTGATTCCGAATCTTGGGTGCCTTGTGAAGATAGTCAATGGGGCTTACAGAGGATCAAATGCAAGGTTGCTGGCGGTCGACACAGATAACTTTTGCGCTAAGGTGCAGATAGAGAAGG
- the LOC103436853 gene encoding KIN17-like protein isoform X2 produces the protein MGKNDFLTPKAIANRIKAKGLQKLRWYCQMCQKQCRDENGFKCHCMSESHQRQMQIFGENSNRIVDGYSEEFEQSFLDLMKRSHRFSRIAATVVYNEYINDRHHVHMNSTEWATLTEFVKHLGRTGKCKVDETPKGWFITYIDRDSETLFKERLKNKRLRADMADEEKQEREIKKQIERVCQSMPVGNGSDQGSEAEANQEVKLEPGVKIGFALGSSKLGPKDKGGSAKLVFDEVEDETNERKVKKAKDGSGGDARSLALEELMREEEKKKERINRKDYWLCEGIVVKVMSKALADKGYYKGKGVVRKVIDKYVGEIEMLESKHVLRVDQAELETVIPNLGCLVKIVNGAYRGSNARLLAVDTDNFCAKVQIEKGAYDGRVLKAVEYEDICKLA, from the coding sequence ATGGGAAAGAACGATTTCCTCACACCGAAGGCAATCGCCAATCGAATCAAGGCCAAGGGACTCCAGAAGCTCCGATGGTACTGCCAGATGTGCCAGAAGCAATGCCGAGACGAGAACGGATTCAAGTGCCACTGCATGAGCGAGAGCCACCAGCGGCAGATGCAGATCTTCGGCGAGAACTCCAATCGCATCGTCGACGGTTACTCCGAGGAGTTCGAGCAGAGttttcttgatttgatgaaGCGGAGTCACCGGTTCAGCCGTATCGCCGCCACCGTCGTGTACAACGAGTACATCAACGACCGCCATCACGTGCATATGAATTCCACCGAGTGGGCGACGCTGACTGAGTTCGTGAAGCATTTGGGGAGGACTGGGAAGTGTAAGGTTGACGAGACGCCGAAGGGTTGGTTCATTACGTATATTGATCGGGATTCCGAGACGCTTTTTAAGGAGAGGTTGAAGAACAAACGGCTTCGGGCGGATATGGCGGATGAGGAGAAGCAGGAGAGGGAGATTAAGAAGCAGATTGAGAGGGTTTGTCAGTCTATGCCGGTGGGTAATGGGTCTGATCAGGGTTCGGAGGCTGAGGCCAATCAGGAAGTGAAATTGGAGCCTGGGGTTAAGATTGGATTTGCGCTTGGGTCCTCGAAACTGGGACCTAAAGATAAAGGGGGGAGTGCGAAATTGGTGTTCGATGAGGTGGAGGATGAGACGAATGAGAGAAAGGTTAAGAAGGCAAAAGATGGAAGTGGCGGTGACGCGAGGAGCTTGGCTTTGGAAGAGTTGATgagggaggaggagaagaagaaggagaggatTAATAGGAAGGATTATTGGTTATGTGAGGGAATCGTTGTTAAAGTGATGAGTAAAGCCTTGGCTGACAAGGGTTACTATAAGGGAAAAGGGGTTGTGAGGAAAGTGATTGATAAGTATGTTGGGGAGATTGAAATGCTTGAAAGCAAGCATGTCTTGAGAGTTGACCAGGCTGAGCTTGAGACCGTGATTCCGAATCTTGGGTGCCTTGTGAAGATAGTCAATGGGGCTTACAGAGGATCAAATGCAAGGTTGCTGGCGGTCGACACAGATAACTTTTGCGCTAAGGTGCAGATAGAGAAGGGTGCGTATGACGGTAGAGTGCTTAAAGCTGTTGAGTATGAGGATATTTGTAAACTTGCCTAG